Below is a genomic region from Burkholderia pseudomultivorans.
GTGATCGGCGCGCCGATGTACAACTTCGGCATCTCGTCGCAACTGAAGACCTACTTCGACTGGATCGCCCGCGCCGGCGTCACGTTCCGCTACACCGAGAACGGCCCGGAAGGCCTCATCAAGGGCAAGAAGGTGTACGTCGTGTCGGCGCGCGGCGGCAAGTACGCGGGCACCCCGCACGACAGCCAGACGCCGTACCTGCGTTCGTTCCTCGGCTTCGTCGGCATGACCGACGTGAGCTTCATCTACGCGGAAGGCCTGAACATGGGCCCGGAATCGCAAAGCGCGGCGCTGGCCGGCGCACGCGAGGCGATCGCCGCCGCGTAAGACTGGACGCGGGCGTCGTGCGCCCGCGGCTCGATCTGAAAACAAAAAGCGCCGCGTCCCGACAGGGGCGCGGCGCTTTTGCGTTGCGGCCGACGCAGGACGCGGCGCAGTCGCCGTTACGCGAGCGTCTCCGCGACCTCCGGCAGGCGCCAGTCGATCGGCTCGCGGTGCTGTTCGGCGAGATAGTCGTTCGCGAGCGCGAAATGACGGCAGCCGAGGAAGCCGCGATGCGCGGACAGCGGCGAAGGGTGCGGCGCTTCGAGCACGCAGTGCGCACTTGCGTCGAACAGCGCGCGCTTCGCCTGCGCATGCGCGCCCCACAACATGAACACGAGTCCACGATGGCGGCTGGCGAGTTCGCGGATCAGCGTGTCCGTGCATTGTTCCCAGCCGCGCTTCGCATGGCTTGCGGCCGCGCCGCGCTCGACCGTCAGCACGGTGTTGAGCAGCAGCACGCCCTGGCGTGCCCAGGTGTCGAGACAGCCGTGGCGCGGCGTGTCGTGACCGAAGTTCGCGGCGATTTCCTTGAAGATGTTGCGCAGCGACGGCGGCGTGCGGACCGCCGGCGGCACCGAGAACGCAAGGCCGTGCGCCTGCGGCGTGCCGCGGTCGTCGCCGTGGTACGGGTCCTGGCCGAGGATCACCACCTTCACGTCGTCGGGGCTCGTCAGTCGCAGCGCGCGGAACACGTCGGTCGGGTAGACGGTCTTGCCGGCCGCGCGCTCGTCGTCGACGAAGCGGCACAGCGGCGCGTAGGCGTCGCTGTCGGTGAACGGTTTCAGCACGTCGCGCCAGGCGGCCGGCAGCGCGTCGAACTGCGCGGCGAGGTGCGGGATGTCGCTCGCGACCGGCTGCGGTGAGGCCGGGGCCGAAGCGGCGGCCTGCTTCGCGGCTTTGCGTCCGGCCGAAGGCGATGCTGGAGCCGGGGCGGCCGACGTGTCGGCCGGTGCCGTTTCCGGCACGGGATCATCGAATAGCGACGCCTGTTGCGGCGCGCGGGAAGTCTTGCGGGTTGCCATGCGTGATGCGTGTTTATTGCGTGCGCAGCCGGTAGCCGCGCTGCGCCTTGCTGATGTTTTCGGGAGCGAGACCCGGCAGCGCCTGCTGCAGTTCGGCGGCAAGCGTCGCGAGCGCCGCTTCCGGGCCGTCGATCAATTCGAGTTCGATCTCGCTGATCGGTTCGCGGCGCGTTTCATGCTCCGCCTGCACGACGATCTCGCCGAGATCCACCGCGGCTTCGACAGTCGCGCCGCCGATCGCGATGCGCCACAGCGTACGCGAAAAATCCGTGCGGAACAGCGCATGCAGCGTCTGCGCCGCGTCGCGCAGCGCGGCGGCGGCGTCCGGCACGTCGCAGGCGGCGACGAGCGCATCGACTTCCAGCGCGTCGCCGGCGACCGGCAGTTCCCATTCATGCCGACGATGCAGGCCGCCTTCGGCG
It encodes:
- a CDS encoding FMN-dependent NADH-azoreductase, coding for MTTILQINSAARSQGAQSTLLSNELTAKLQQSNPGAKVVVRDLLTDGLPHLDESVLGAFFTPAENRSAEQNAIVAKSDALIAELQAADVIVIGAPMYNFGISSQLKTYFDWIARAGVTFRYTENGPEGLIKGKKVYVVSARGGKYAGTPHDSQTPYLRSFLGFVGMTDVSFIYAEGLNMGPESQSAALAGAREAIAAA
- a CDS encoding uracil-DNA glycosylase, whose product is MATRKTSRAPQQASLFDDPVPETAPADTSAAPAPASPSAGRKAAKQAAASAPASPQPVASDIPHLAAQFDALPAAWRDVLKPFTDSDAYAPLCRFVDDERAAGKTVYPTDVFRALRLTSPDDVKVVILGQDPYHGDDRGTPQAHGLAFSVPPAVRTPPSLRNIFKEIAANFGHDTPRHGCLDTWARQGVLLLNTVLTVERGAAASHAKRGWEQCTDTLIRELASRHRGLVFMLWGAHAQAKRALFDASAHCVLEAPHPSPLSAHRGFLGCRHFALANDYLAEQHREPIDWRLPEVAETLA
- a CDS encoding CYTH domain-containing protein, coding for MAIEKEIKLALPDGQADAARRFFETLTGEPGREIALANVYYDTPELALARSKSAVRVRRTPQGWLQTFKTVGSAEGGLHRRHEWELPVAGDALEVDALVAACDVPDAAAALRDAAQTLHALFRTDFSRTLWRIAIGGATVEAAVDLGEIVVQAEHETRREPISEIELELIDGPEAALATLAAELQQALPGLAPENISKAQRGYRLRTQ